Proteins from a single region of Rubeoparvulum massiliense:
- a CDS encoding S1 domain-containing RNA-binding protein has protein sequence MAIEVGTKLQGKVTGITNFGAFVELPDGVTGLVHISEIADNYVKDIHDFLKVNDVVTVKVLSVESDGKIGLSIRQASDSYSPENNRKRNSRERNQRPRPQDLSFEDKLTRFMKDSDERLATLKRYTEGKRGNGKR, from the coding sequence ATGGCGATTGAAGTGGGCACTAAATTGCAAGGCAAAGTTACAGGGATCACTAATTTCGGTGCATTTGTTGAACTACCGGATGGAGTGACTGGTCTTGTCCACATTAGCGAGATTGCAGACAACTATGTGAAGGACATTCATGACTTTCTCAAGGTGAATGATGTTGTAACCGTGAAAGTTCTCAGTGTCGAATCAGATGGTAAGATTGGTTTATCTATTCGTCAGGCTAGTGACAGCTATAGCCCAGAGAACAATCGTAAGCGCAATTCACGTGAACGGAACCAACGTCCCCGTCCCCAAGATTTATCTTTCGAAGACAAGCTAACTCGTTTTATGAAGGATAGCGATGAGCGTCTAGCCACTCTGAAACGCTATACGGAAGGGAAGCGAGGGAACGGCAAGCGTTAA
- a CDS encoding FtsB family cell division protein, translating to MNRGMVRRRKRWNRIILLLLFIYGTWAFVTYQHQESALDEKKEQIEQLSKEATIVKAQYEELTYQIERLQDEDYLLELARKEYYMSLPGEMIFEFPK from the coding sequence ATGAATCGTGGAATGGTTCGTCGAAGGAAGCGCTGGAATCGTATTATACTTCTTCTTTTATTTATATATGGTACATGGGCTTTCGTCACCTATCAACATCAAGAGTCAGCGCTCGATGAAAAAAAGGAGCAGATAGAACAGCTATCAAAAGAAGCAACGATTGTAAAAGCACAGTATGAGGAGCTTACTTATCAGATTGAACGTCTTCAAGACGAAGACTATCTTTTAGAATTAGCACGGAAAGAATACTATATGTCTTTACCGGGAGAAATGATTTTTGAGTTCCCCAAATAA
- the yabQ gene encoding spore cortex biosynthesis protein YabQ has product MSLEIQLITAAGMLGVGFLLGAGYDVIQASRKVWRTPSWVQWVSDLLFWGVGTWVTFKMLFHLNGGILRPYFLGFLFAGSLGYYLFLHQTIVKLYQGMLSLIWRVVKSSFLLLYRVILFPLRLLYACLIMIVGAVFWFFTGLTRIVLGPLRWIASLLWRGIKQLPGIQRWTDRNSDNEDENNHKD; this is encoded by the coding sequence GTGAGTTTAGAGATCCAACTGATTACAGCGGCTGGTATGCTCGGTGTAGGATTTCTTTTGGGTGCAGGATATGATGTGATCCAGGCAAGCCGCAAGGTATGGCGGACTCCATCCTGGGTTCAATGGGTGAGTGACCTCCTATTTTGGGGTGTGGGCACCTGGGTTACATTTAAGATGTTGTTCCATCTTAATGGTGGGATATTACGCCCCTATTTTTTGGGCTTTCTTTTTGCAGGATCCTTGGGTTATTACCTTTTTTTACATCAGACTATAGTCAAGCTTTACCAGGGTATGCTATCTTTGATATGGAGAGTTGTAAAAAGCAGCTTTTTATTACTGTATCGTGTGATCCTATTTCCGCTCCGACTACTTTACGCGTGTTTGATCATGATCGTCGGTGCAGTCTTCTGGTTCTTTACGGGTTTGACCCGCATTGTGTTAGGACCATTAAGGTGGATTGCTTCCCTGTTATGGAGAGGGATTAAACAATTACCGGGGATTCAACGGTGGACGGATCGAAACTCAGACAATGAAGATGAGAACAATCACAAGGACTGA
- the yabP gene encoding sporulation protein YabP yields the protein MNSRPSNAQQKQHEVMIVGRKKMEITGVIHVESFDSDEFLVETVAGFLSVQGENLHIKTLSLDQGLLAIEGLCREVRYLDQHGEKAKGLFGRLFK from the coding sequence ATGAACAGCCGCCCATCCAATGCGCAGCAGAAGCAGCATGAAGTGATGATTGTTGGAAGAAAAAAGATGGAGATTACCGGTGTTATACATGTTGAGAGCTTTGATAGTGATGAATTTTTAGTAGAGACGGTAGCAGGGTTTTTAAGCGTGCAAGGCGAAAACTTGCATATTAAAACCTTAAGTCTGGATCAAGGGCTACTTGCCATTGAAGGTCTTTGTCGAGAAGTGCGTTATCTTGATCAGCATGGAGAAAAGGCGAAAGGTCTCTTTGGACGGTTATTCAAGTGA
- a CDS encoding RNA-binding S4 domain-containing protein, whose product MRLDKFLKVSRIIKRRTLAKEVCDQGRVKINGLEAKASSIVKVGDQLEIRFGQKILTIRVDLLNEHSRKEDAKELYSLIKEESIQSNEDYTML is encoded by the coding sequence ATGCGCCTAGATAAGTTTCTTAAAGTATCGAGAATTATTAAGAGGCGAACTCTTGCTAAAGAAGTATGCGATCAAGGTCGCGTTAAAATTAATGGACTTGAGGCGAAAGCGAGCAGCATTGTGAAAGTTGGAGACCAATTAGAGATTCGTTTTGGCCAGAAAATCTTAACGATACGAGTGGATCTGCTCAATGAACATTCTCGTAAGGAGGATGCGAAAGAGCTATATAGCCTGATTAAGGAAGAATCCATTCAATCCAATGAAGACTACACCATGCTGTAG
- a CDS encoding HU family DNA-binding protein → MNKQEIVGNIAAKSGLTKKDVEKVLSQFFDEVSNALANGDKVQFVGFGTFETRKRAARTGRNPQTGKEITIPETVVPAFRPGNKLKEAVK, encoded by the coding sequence ATGAATAAACAAGAGATTGTAGGGAACATTGCTGCAAAAAGTGGTTTGACCAAAAAAGATGTGGAGAAAGTTTTAAGCCAATTCTTTGATGAGGTTTCCAATGCCTTAGCAAATGGAGACAAAGTTCAATTTGTTGGCTTTGGCACATTTGAAACACGTAAGCGTGCAGCACGTACTGGTCGTAATCCTCAAACTGGTAAAGAAATCACAATTCCTGAAACTGTTGTTCCTGCGTTTCGTCCTGGTAATAAATTAAAAGAAGCAGTCAAATAA
- the yabN gene encoding bifunctional methyltransferase/pyrophosphohydrolase YabN — MHEIRIYGVGYGGLNQLSSGLLQQIYQEPHLYARTLDHPIFSQWDYPGTIISFDEYYVKYPTFQQVYVAIVSELKNAAESQDVAYVVPGHPMVAEMTVKLLLMAETGNGSQYHLQIMGGQSFLDQVYTAFQVDPVDGCVVLDGTSLQEEQFTPYLHLIIMQVYDRMVASEVKLTLMEYYPDEYPVVIGTALGIAGEEQIQEVPLYQLDHHDLFNNLTCVYVPKSEEMGDRLRHFQQLRQIIAQLRSPEGCPWDQKQTHQSLRKYVLEEAYEVADAIDEEDPEHLQEELGDLLLQVMLHAQIGKETDEFSIYDVIETLNKKMIHRHPHVFGSKNVKDEHEVLQNWQELKEAERQREGEVSSLLNSVPVSIPAMQRAIALQKEAAKVGFDWAESEEIWKKIYEELLEVEDAKGESIERVEEELGDLFFALINYARFIKIDPEAALANANLKFTHRFQYIEHAIQQNGGSMKASNIEELEYYWQAAKQNEKEK, encoded by the coding sequence ATGCACGAAATACGTATTTATGGTGTAGGTTATGGTGGCTTGAACCAATTAAGCTCAGGCTTATTACAGCAGATCTATCAGGAGCCCCATCTATATGCACGTACATTAGACCATCCGATCTTTTCACAGTGGGATTACCCAGGGACGATTATCTCGTTCGATGAGTACTATGTGAAATATCCAACATTTCAACAGGTCTATGTAGCCATTGTTTCGGAACTGAAAAATGCTGCAGAATCTCAGGATGTGGCCTATGTAGTGCCTGGGCATCCCATGGTGGCGGAGATGACGGTTAAGCTTTTGTTAATGGCAGAAACGGGTAATGGTAGTCAATATCATCTCCAAATCATGGGAGGGCAAAGCTTTTTGGATCAAGTATATACGGCCTTTCAAGTTGATCCTGTAGATGGTTGCGTGGTCCTTGACGGTACAAGCTTACAGGAAGAACAGTTTACTCCTTATCTCCACCTTATTATCATGCAGGTGTATGATCGGATGGTAGCCTCAGAGGTAAAACTCACATTAATGGAGTATTATCCTGATGAATACCCAGTGGTGATTGGAACAGCCTTAGGCATTGCTGGAGAAGAACAGATTCAAGAGGTTCCCCTCTATCAATTGGATCATCATGATCTGTTTAATAATTTAACCTGTGTCTATGTCCCGAAATCAGAGGAAATGGGTGATCGTCTTCGCCATTTCCAACAGCTTCGGCAGATCATTGCCCAGCTCCGCTCACCAGAAGGCTGCCCTTGGGATCAGAAACAGACGCATCAGTCCTTACGTAAGTATGTACTAGAAGAGGCTTATGAAGTGGCTGATGCAATTGATGAAGAGGATCCGGAGCATCTTCAGGAGGAATTAGGGGATCTTTTATTGCAAGTGATGTTACATGCACAGATCGGCAAGGAGACAGACGAATTCTCAATCTATGATGTGATCGAAACATTAAATAAAAAGATGATCCATCGTCATCCTCATGTTTTTGGATCAAAGAATGTGAAGGATGAGCATGAAGTGCTTCAAAATTGGCAAGAACTGAAAGAAGCAGAAAGGCAACGAGAGGGGGAAGTGAGTTCATTGCTCAATTCCGTTCCTGTCTCCATTCCTGCGATGCAACGGGCCATTGCATTACAGAAGGAAGCTGCAAAGGTAGGCTTTGATTGGGCTGAATCGGAGGAGATTTGGAAGAAGATTTATGAGGAGTTATTGGAAGTTGAAGACGCGAAAGGTGAGTCCATTGAGCGGGTAGAGGAAGAGCTGGGTGATCTGTTCTTTGCGCTGATCAACTATGCCCGCTTTATCAAGATTGACCCAGAGGCTGCATTAGCAAATGCCAATCTTAAATTCACCCATCGCTTTCAATACATAGAGCATGCGATTCAGCAAAATGGAGGTTCCATGAAAGCAAGCAACATTGAAGAGCTGGAATACTATTGGCAAGCAGCAAAGCAGAATGAAAAAGAGAAATAG
- a CDS encoding putative polysaccharide biosynthesis protein, translated as MSGESRKLIKGAAILGMAAFISKVIGLIYRFPYKAITGDDGFYVYNQVYPIYSTLLIIATAGFPMAISKLVSERLVIGDTIGAKQVYRVSSLFLGFTGLVSFLLLFFGAEQIATWWGDPKLTLPIRVISISILIVPQIAAMRGYFQGFQNMMPTAVSQVVEQIVRVATILILAYWFMNHGYGVYYAGAGAMFGAFMGASSALFILLYYQRDIRKEQERYVQFKQDQISESSSTKILKELFTIAIPICFGAMVVPLMQLADSATVKNMLTIAHWPEEDAITQTGIYGRGMPLVLFASFFATALSSALIPSIAEAKAKGEMKVIGIRTELAIRLTLIIGLAASVGLAVLGEPINVTLWQNDSGTFTMQVLAFMTIFSTIVITSSGILQGLGRVYLPAVHMLFGVGLKIILNILLVPLWGITGAAISTVLAYGLAALLNMRSLAKYTGVSFHFRDFYWKPLLSVLIMGVLVALTDLVLQWALYGVLSYRWQMLIITIVGVLVGVLSYSLALLRTGAIVRTDLRVVPKANRLIPLLERLRLIR; from the coding sequence ATGAGTGGAGAAAGCAGAAAATTAATTAAGGGTGCTGCCATTTTAGGCATGGCAGCATTTATTTCGAAGGTCATTGGCTTAATTTATCGATTCCCATATAAAGCGATTACAGGTGATGATGGATTTTATGTGTATAATCAAGTCTATCCCATCTATTCTACGCTACTAATTATTGCTACAGCAGGTTTCCCCATGGCAATTTCTAAGCTGGTTTCTGAACGCTTAGTTATAGGAGATACAATCGGCGCGAAGCAAGTTTATCGGGTGAGTAGCCTTTTTTTGGGATTCACAGGCTTGGTCTCTTTTTTGCTCCTCTTTTTTGGTGCAGAGCAGATTGCTACATGGTGGGGTGATCCGAAGCTCACATTACCCATTCGTGTCATCTCGATCTCGATCTTGATCGTCCCACAAATCGCTGCAATGCGCGGTTATTTTCAGGGCTTTCAAAATATGATGCCCACAGCAGTTTCGCAGGTTGTGGAGCAGATTGTACGTGTAGCTACGATTCTAATCTTAGCGTACTGGTTTATGAATCATGGGTATGGTGTCTACTATGCAGGAGCAGGTGCCATGTTTGGTGCTTTTATGGGTGCGTCGTCAGCTCTGTTCATTCTGCTATACTACCAACGGGATATTCGGAAGGAACAGGAACGTTATGTCCAATTCAAACAAGATCAGATAAGTGAGTCATCTTCAACGAAGATCCTTAAGGAGCTATTTACCATTGCGATCCCGATCTGCTTCGGGGCCATGGTGGTGCCATTAATGCAATTAGCAGATTCCGCCACGGTCAAAAATATGCTTACCATCGCTCATTGGCCAGAAGAGGATGCCATTACACAAACGGGTATCTATGGAAGAGGGATGCCCCTTGTACTCTTTGCTTCATTTTTTGCTACGGCATTATCCAGTGCATTGATTCCATCCATTGCAGAGGCGAAGGCAAAGGGGGAAATGAAAGTAATTGGCATCCGTACAGAATTGGCGATACGTCTTACCCTGATCATTGGCTTGGCAGCATCTGTTGGACTTGCTGTATTAGGCGAGCCTATCAATGTAACCTTGTGGCAGAATGACAGTGGTACATTTACCATGCAGGTACTGGCCTTCATGACTATTTTTTCCACCATTGTAATCACATCTTCAGGTATATTGCAGGGGTTAGGCCGCGTTTATTTGCCAGCTGTTCATATGCTCTTTGGTGTTGGCCTAAAAATCATCTTAAATATTCTCCTTGTTCCCCTATGGGGCATTACGGGAGCAGCGATTTCTACAGTGCTGGCATATGGCTTAGCAGCGCTTTTGAATATGCGTTCATTGGCCAAGTATACAGGAGTAAGCTTTCATTTTCGTGACTTTTACTGGAAGCCCTTGCTCTCTGTCCTTATTATGGGTGTACTCGTTGCACTTACAGATTTAGTGCTGCAATGGGCTCTATATGGAGTACTCTCCTATCGTTGGCAGATGTTGATCATTACCATTGTTGGTGTTTTGGTTGGGGTTCTTAGCTACTCCCTTGCATTATTACGTACTGGTGCAATTGTTCGTACAGACTTACGCGTTGTGCCAAAGGCCAATCGTCTTATTCCGCTACTGGAAAGATTGCGTTTAATTCGCTAA
- the spoVT gene encoding stage V sporulation protein T: MKATGIVRRIDDLGRVVIPKEIRRTLRIREGDPLEIFVDRDGEVILKKYSPIGELGDFAKEYAEALFESLRSLVLISDRDAVIAVAGGSRKDYHDKAISDIVEQSMEERKTTIENREGDYELVKDYTEHYSGFVIAPIIAGGDPIGAVILVEREGKQVSELEEKMAETAAYFLAKQMEQ; this comes from the coding sequence ATGAAAGCGACAGGCATAGTTCGACGCATCGATGATTTAGGTCGTGTGGTTATCCCTAAAGAGATTCGAAGAACATTACGAATTCGCGAAGGAGATCCCCTAGAAATTTTTGTTGACCGTGATGGTGAGGTAATTTTAAAAAAATACTCTCCCATTGGAGAACTGGGCGACTTTGCCAAGGAGTATGCGGAAGCATTATTTGAAAGTTTGCGTTCATTAGTCTTAATTAGTGATCGAGATGCAGTGATTGCAGTAGCTGGTGGCTCTCGTAAGGATTACCATGATAAGGCTATTAGTGACATTGTGGAGCAAAGCATGGAAGAGCGGAAAACCACGATAGAAAATCGTGAAGGTGATTATGAATTAGTTAAAGATTATACTGAACATTATTCAGGCTTTGTTATCGCTCCTATCATCGCTGGGGGTGACCCAATTGGTGCTGTCATCCTAGTTGAGCGGGAAGGGAAACAGGTTAGCGAATTGGAAGAGAAGATGGCTGAGACAGCAGCTTATTTTCTCGCGAAACAAATGGAGCAATAA